One Cupriavidus oxalaticus genomic region harbors:
- the cpaB gene encoding Flp pilus assembly protein CpaB — protein MTSKQIRLVAVVLLGLALLLAVLAWQVGRQPVPSETASKGAAPMHPVVVTTRAVEAGKPIGADALKVEMLPIDPAGAYTDVARVSGQVLLVPLGANVPVLETQLLAGLATQVPEGERAVAVQVDEVIGVGNQVQPGDYVDVFLVLRRDQQEIPESHARMLLSRLRVLSYGAAAVHQPQPARPEQMMARQEGARTAVLSVPLEQVSRLAMAQQSGRLLLALRNPHDQAMPSEGMFVEPPPALAVRAGVPADAPRTAPDRAVAGVALSGMAATGAAGGKAARTPPALPSAAPVARPLQVSAPPAARQAREVREVRESAGVEVIRAGKREIE, from the coding sequence ATGACCAGCAAGCAGATCCGACTCGTGGCGGTGGTGTTGCTCGGCCTGGCGCTGCTGCTGGCGGTGCTGGCCTGGCAGGTCGGCCGCCAGCCGGTGCCATCAGAGACGGCGTCAAAGGGTGCGGCACCCATGCACCCGGTCGTCGTCACCACGCGCGCCGTGGAAGCCGGCAAGCCCATCGGCGCCGACGCGCTCAAGGTCGAGATGCTGCCGATCGATCCGGCCGGCGCCTACACCGACGTGGCGCGGGTCAGCGGACAGGTGCTGCTGGTGCCGCTGGGCGCCAACGTGCCGGTGCTCGAGACCCAGCTGCTGGCCGGCCTGGCGACGCAGGTGCCGGAAGGCGAGCGCGCCGTGGCGGTGCAGGTCGACGAGGTCATCGGCGTCGGCAACCAGGTGCAGCCGGGCGATTACGTCGACGTGTTCCTGGTGCTGCGCCGCGACCAGCAGGAGATCCCGGAAAGCCACGCCCGCATGCTGTTGTCGCGGCTGCGCGTGCTGTCCTACGGTGCCGCCGCGGTGCACCAGCCGCAACCGGCCCGGCCCGAACAGATGATGGCGCGGCAGGAAGGCGCCAGGACCGCGGTCTTGTCGGTACCGCTGGAGCAGGTCAGCCGGCTTGCCATGGCGCAGCAGTCGGGGCGCCTGCTGCTGGCGCTGCGCAACCCGCACGACCAGGCCATGCCGAGCGAAGGCATGTTCGTGGAGCCGCCGCCGGCACTGGCCGTGCGTGCCGGCGTGCCGGCCGATGCGCCGCGCACCGCGCCTGACAGGGCCGTCGCCGGCGTGGCGCTGTCCGGCATGGCGGCCACCGGCGCTGCGGGCGGCAAAGCCGCGCGCACGCCGCCAGCGTTGCCGTCCGCGGCACCGGTGGCGCGTCCGCTGCAGGTGTCCGCGCCGCCCGCCGCGCGCCAGGCCCGCGAGGTGCGCGAGGTGCGCGAAAGCGCCGGCGTGGAGGTGATTCGCGCCGGCAAGCGCGAGATCGAATAA